ATCCGGCAGGATGCCGAGGCAGCACGGGTTGCCGATCTGGCGCGACGGTTCACGAAGTTGGTCCGCGCCTGCGGCCTGGATGGCGACCGAAAAGCGGATGCAGTCGGCGCACTCGACAGATGGCTCCCGAAGACGCGCAACTGCGGCGTCGCGGCGTTGGAGACCTTCGCGGCTGGCTTGGCGCAGGACGGGCCGGCGGTTTGGTCGGCGCTGACGACGTCCTGAAGCAACGCGCAGGCAGAAGGGCAGATCAGTCGGCTGAAGATGCTCAAGCGCACCATGAACGGCCGCGCTAGCTTCGCACGCCTCCGCCACCGCGTGCTCCTTGCTGCTTGATCCACGCAAAGTGCGGGAGAACCGCGAAGCCAAGGGAGGATCACCAGACAGATTGCCCAGCCGATCCATTTCCCTTCTACCCATCACACGGGCGTATCAGCGAAGTCCAGGGATTTAAGGTTTTGGTAATAACTTCGAAGCGCCAAGGCGATCGCGCTACTGGTGTGTGCCGGGGATCCCGGGACAAAACCGCATGGGGACATTTTGCAGCGCGGGAAGAATGGTGCATTTCTGCCACTACAGCGCACCGTTGCTTCTAACCTGAGCTGTTGTGACTATCAATCAACCGCTAACCGTAGGATATTTCCTGTGTTGAGACGGGCAGGCTCCGTGGGGGCGCTCGGTAGGTCCAAAGCCGGCAGCCGCGACAGGCGAGCAGACCGGCAGGGAAATGCCGAATGCGGGACGGATGCCTTGAGACCTTGGGAAGGAATGAGAAAATGATGAAGAACTGGCTCGCGGCCGGCACGGTCGCGCTCACGGTCGGCATGGCCTCGGCGATCGCGCAGGCGCAGACCACGACGGTTCCGGGCGAGCAGGTCGGCCTCGCTGTCGGCGCGCCGCTGCCGGAAGGCATCTACGCCATCAACACGTTCACCTACCGCCGCACCGACGGCCGCAACGATCCCGACACGGCCGTCAACATCCCGGTCCTGGTGTGGTCGACCCCGCTGGTGCCGTTCGGCGGCCGCGTCGAGCTGCTCGTCGCGCCTCCGACCGTGTTCGTCTTCACCCGCAATCCGGCGGGCCAGCCTAACAAGGACATCTCGATCAACGTCGGCACCTTCGTCGGCGGCATCTGGGCGTTCGATCTCGGCGGCAACTTCGGCGTCAGCTTGCTCGGCGGTGTGTACCTGAACGACCTCAACGGCGACCGCGGCTCGCTGTTCACAGGCTCTACCAGGGTGAACCCGCTCTCCGGGACCGGTCAGATCCCAGTCGGCACCCCAGTCCTGCCGCAGCTTTCCTCCAACACCTACCGCTTCGGCATCGCCGGCAGCTACACCGGTGACGGCTGGAACATCACCACCAACCTGACCGCCAACATCTACGACTCGCCCGGCCGTTTCGGTGGTCCAGTCGGTGCCTTCATCGGCCCGATCCGACTGTCGAACGCCCTGAACTTCGACTTCACGGCGACCAAGAAGTTCGGCAACTTCGAGATCGGTCCGGTCGCCTACGGCACCTACAACTTCGACATCAGCCAGTTCAGCGCGGCGGTTGGAAACCGCGGTCGCTTCGCCATCGGTGGCCTGATCGGCTACGACTTCAAGGTCTTCACCGTCCAGGCCTACGTCGCCCGCGACGTCGTGACCGGCGCGACCCTCACCAACGCGTTCGGCCGCACCCGCAGCGACTACTCCACCGACGGCTGGATCCGGTTCATCGTGCCGCTCTACTCGCCGACCCCGGCCGCGTCGCCGATCCCAACGCCGCTGGTCCGCAAATATTAAGCACTGGTTTAGATCCACATGCGTTCGGTCCGCACCAGTAACGGTGCGGGCCTTTTTTAGTTTTCAGATCACAATACATCTTGCTGTATGGACAAGCGACAGAAAATGAGAATCGAGCGGGCGGCTCGAATTTCTTTTGTGTTACAGGAGATCCGATTGGCCGGGATCTCGGACCCGGCGGAAATCGCGAATGCCCTCAATGCGCGGGGGATTGAAGATTTGCGCGGCGGAAGATGGACTTGGATTGAGGTGCTTCGGTTTGATAAGCGCCCAAAGGAACGCTCAGACTCTCCAAAGCGGGCTGATTGGACTCAGCGCTAGTGGCTGTTAGTAATCCAACGCAGAAGGTCGTCTACGAGGACGCCGCTCGACGCGCCAACTCGCTGGCGCGCTCGAACCTAGTCCGCGCGGAAGCTTCAATGCGGGACAGCCCGAGCCTCTGTCCCATCAGCCTGGCGCGCTCAGCCTCCGAGGCGTTGGATTGAAGGGTCCCTGCAAGCCCAACGAGCTCCGCCATCGGCGTGTCGCCATGGCTGCGCACGCTGGGATCGGCCGGCCGGTGTGGGTAGCTCATCTGCGGCTCCACACCGGCTGGCCACAAGACAGGGCGACCCTCGTCATCGGTGCGCGCGACAGCCACGTCGATCTGAGCGACGATCGCCTCACGGACGAGGTGCCCAACCCGCTGCAGGCCGTGCGCGCGGGCGACACGCCGAACGAGAAGCTCTTCGTAGATCGGTGCTTCGACGGCGAGCACGTGGGCGATCATCGCGCTCAGCACCGGTCGATAGGAGGCATCGTAGAACCGCCCAGGCTCGATCGGCAGACCCAGCTCTGCCAGATCGGCGATCCGGTAGTCCCGCTCTTCTGGCGGAAGCTCGATAGGCGCAGCCGCGACCGCGGCCGGCATAACCTGATCGGCATAGCGGCGTGGCTGTGCCGCCTCGGAAGCAGGTTGCGCATCGTTCGCCGGCTCCGGTGGAGCTTCTTCGGCGGACGAAACCGCAGAGAGCTCGCCCTCAGGCTCCAGATCGTCCGGCTCGGCGACGACGGGTTCGACCGCGTCTTCGGCCACGATCGCCGCAGCCGCAGCTCGCGCACGGTCCGCCTCGAGATCCTCGCGCAGGCGCTTGTCGAGCTTGGCGAGCGCGCCCTCGGCGTCCATCCACCACTCGGTGCTCCAGACCCGGCGGATGCGCCAACCGAGATCGGTCAGCACGTGCTCGCGCAGGCGGTCGCGATCCCGCGCCGTGGCCGAGCTATGGTAGGTCGCGCCGTCGCATTCGACACCGGCGAGGTATCGTCCGGGGGCGTCCGGATGAACGACGCCGAGATCGACCCGGAAGCCCGAGACGCCGATCTGCGTGTGTACGGTCCAACCTTTGGCCTCGAGGGCCGTCATCACCGCCGCCTCGAACGGTGATTCGACGTCGCCGCCGGTCGGCGCGAACGCCTCCGCGAGAGCCCGCGCACCGCGGTCGGCGAATTCGAGGAAGTGCTTGAAGTCGCGGACACCGCGCGCCCGGGTACGACCGAGGTCGATCTGCTCAGGCCGAAGAGACGCGAAAACGACGAGTTCGCGCCGGGCACGGGTTATCGCGACGTTCAGGCGGCGGTGGCCGCCGTCCTTGTTGAGCGACGACACGGTGCTGACCGGACGCCCGGTCTGGTCCGGTCCGACCGCAACCGAGAAGATAATCGCGTCGCGCTCGTCGCCCTGCACGTTCTCGAGGTTCTTCACGAACACGGGCTCGTGCCAGCGGTCCTTGTCGAAGTACGGCTCCAGCTCCGGGTACGACCGCCGCTGCTCGTCGAGCAGGTTCTCGATCAACCGCTGCTGCTCGCCGTTGAAGGTGACGATGCCGAGCGAGCGCCGCTCCTGGGCGAAGCTCGGATCGCGCAGGCGACGCACGATCTCGGCGACGACCGCGCGGGCCTCCGGCCGGTTCACACGGCCCGCTCCGCGCTCGTACACTCCATCCGGCACGAGGGTGAGCCGAACGGCCCTGTCGTCTGTGACAGGGGAGGGGAACGTGACAAGCCGTCCGCCGTAGTAGCGCGCGTTCGAGAAGGCGATCAGGCTTTCGTGGCGGCTGCGATAGTGCCAGTCGAGGTTCCGCCGCGGTATGTTGGCCGCCAAGCACTCGTCGAGGATGGACTCCTGGTCCGTGACGTCGGAGCCATCCTCGATGTCATCGACCCCGCGGTCACCGACGTTGGTCGGCGGCAGCTGCTCAGGATCGCCGACGATGACGACCTGCTTGCCGCGCGCGATCGCGCCGACCGCATCCCATGGGGAGATCTGTGAAGCTTCGTCGAAGATGACGACGTCGAACGGCTCTTTGTCGGGCGGCAGGTACTGCGCGATCGAGAGCGGGCTCATCATCACGCACGGGGTGAGCCGCGTCAGCGCCGTTGGCATCCGGCCGAACAGCTTCCGCAGCGGCATGTGCTGCGTCTTTTTCGTCAGCTCGTGCGAGAGCGTGCCCCATTCCGGATCGGCACCGAACGCCGTCGGCCCTGGAATGCCGCCGCCGAGGCGCGAGCGGACAACCTGCTTCGAGAGTTCGGTGACGCGCGCGTCGGCGGCCCGGAAGCGCTGGATGGTGTCCTCGTGCAGCTCCGGCAGAAAGCGCCGCAGCACCGGATCGTGGCTGACGACGCGGTCGATCCACCAGCGCGCATAGGCGGTCTCGAACGCTACCTCAGCCTGGTCGGGTGCAACGCGACCCTCTTCGAGCGCTTCGATCAGCGGGGTGAGGCCAGTCTTGCGCGCGTTCTGTGCCGCGGCCTGCCAGGCGCACCAGCCTTGGGCTCGTCCGAGACCGGATGCCCAGCGATGGGCGAGGGCAATGCTCGCCTCGATCCAGTCAGCGTCTGCCGCCAGCGGCTCATCGGGATCAGAACGTCCAGCCAGTTGGCTGAGCACCTTCATGGCCTCGGTGGCCCGGGCGCGATCCTGCGCGAACACCGCGTAGGCCTGGGCGATGCGGCCGCCTTCGGCGAGGGCCCGGGTCTGGCGCTCGATCAGTTGCGCGAGGTGGTCGCGCAGGCCGTCGATCCCGAGCGACAGCGGTCCGAGGATGTCGAGAAGCTGCTCGACCTTCTCGGCCCAGGCGATCGCCGGCGTGAAATCCGAGGCCGGGCATTCCGGATTGCTCCACGGCAACCCGAGCCGAGCGAGAACCAGCTCCTCCACGCAGCCGGCTTTGACGTGCTTGGCGACCTCGATCAGCCCCGTCAGGTCCGGTCCGAGATCGGCGGGCAGGGGGCCCTCGGCGTAGGGCTGCACCTGGGCCACCACGCGCTTCAGCTTGCCACCGCGAACGAGGAAATTCGACGCTTGCGCGGCGACCCACTCTGCGAGGAGCCCCGGCAGATCCTGATCGAGGATGCCTGAGCCGTATCGCCCAGAGAGCCGGCCGAGCAGCTGAGCCTTCGTCGCCTGGAAGCGCTCGCGCGCGTCGACGGCCCGACGCAGGTCACCGGCTCCATCGGCGAGGAACGCGGCCCCGCAGCGCGCTTCCGGCCGCACGAGATAGTTGCCCAACACCATGAGCCCGCGCGTGCCAGCATAGGTCGAGAGGAGGGCGGGCAGGCCGATCGCATCGGCGAAGGCTTGGCCGGAGCTGCGCAGGGCACTGAACGTCTGTTCGACGTTTCGGATGGCAGCGCCCATGTCATCGCGCCAGACCGGCGACCACTGGGTAGCCTCGACACCTTGCAGCGGGTGATCCACGAGCGAACCCACGGAGGCCAGGACAGGCCGAAGCTCCCGGCAGCTCACACGCAAGGTCGCGAGCGTCGTCTCGGTGTGCG
This window of the Methylobacterium tardum genome carries:
- a CDS encoding transporter → MMKNWLAAGTVALTVGMASAIAQAQTTTVPGEQVGLAVGAPLPEGIYAINTFTYRRTDGRNDPDTAVNIPVLVWSTPLVPFGGRVELLVAPPTVFVFTRNPAGQPNKDISINVGTFVGGIWAFDLGGNFGVSLLGGVYLNDLNGDRGSLFTGSTRVNPLSGTGQIPVGTPVLPQLSSNTYRFGIAGSYTGDGWNITTNLTANIYDSPGRFGGPVGAFIGPIRLSNALNFDFTATKKFGNFEIGPVAYGTYNFDISQFSAAVGNRGRFAIGGLIGYDFKVFTVQAYVARDVVTGATLTNAFGRTRSDYSTDGWIRFIVPLYSPTPAASPIPTPLVRKY
- a CDS encoding DUF3320 domain-containing protein; this translates as MQDGIQITCSATEHVSLAYHENAVPVVRELVVANASEQDLLDVQLRIESRPAVVQPLTLRIDRIPAGSDHHIETPDLRLDAALLAGFTEASRLELTAILDDASGERARLAEELRLLPPSHWGGSRSAPELLAAFIRPNDPAVDVVLRDAATKLGDAGRETGLNGYTTGKKSRAWELAEAIWAALADRRIAYVLPPASFEQAGQKIRGPSDVLERKVGTCLDLSLLYAACLEQAGLNPVLVLTAGHAFVGVWLQDEDFTSAAIDDMQLLRKRRDLQDLILAETTLLTHNPPATFKVATAQGSAQVEDEAPSALEIAIDIRRCRRRGIRPMDLGGAKPSDVASAPTAPLNHVLSAPPSFDEEARPPADEAPETPVGRVERWKRKLLDLTLRNKLLNFKPGKGSVSLECASPGALEDGLAAGTEYRLKPVSDVLSGGDERSADLYARRHHDDGRRSYLEAALVRKEIYTTSTETDLDRRLLDLYRLARNGFEEGGANILFLAIGFLSWTKKDGEDAYRAPLLLVPVTLKRSSVRAGFKLALHDDEVRINPTLLEMLREDFKLRIPELEGDLPRDGSGYDVDGIFRIVRQHVKELRGWEVVPDVVLSAFSFTKYLMWKDLVDRAELLKRNPVVRHLIDTPKHSYGDGTPFPEPARLDREHPPETVFAPLSADSSQLSAVLAAASGKDFVLFGPPGTGKSQTIGNMIAQCLAQGRTVLFVSQKTAALEVVQRRLQEIGLGDYCLEVHSTKSQKSAVLGQLRRAWHERTTPTQGAWDAATGELASLREELNGLVNALHRRRENGLSAYEAFGRVIAAGSTDAPLVLAWPDHLAHTETTLATLRVSCRELRPVLASVGSLVDHPLQGVEATQWSPVWRDDMGAAIRNVEQTFSALRSSGQAFADAIGLPALLSTYAGTRGLMVLGNYLVRPEARCGAAFLADGAGDLRRAVDARERFQATKAQLLGRLSGRYGSGILDQDLPGLLAEWVAAQASNFLVRGGKLKRVVAQVQPYAEGPLPADLGPDLTGLIEVAKHVKAGCVEELVLARLGLPWSNPECPASDFTPAIAWAEKVEQLLDILGPLSLGIDGLRDHLAQLIERQTRALAEGGRIAQAYAVFAQDRARATEAMKVLSQLAGRSDPDEPLAADADWIEASIALAHRWASGLGRAQGWCAWQAAAQNARKTGLTPLIEALEEGRVAPDQAEVAFETAYARWWIDRVVSHDPVLRRFLPELHEDTIQRFRAADARVTELSKQVVRSRLGGGIPGPTAFGADPEWGTLSHELTKKTQHMPLRKLFGRMPTALTRLTPCVMMSPLSIAQYLPPDKEPFDVVIFDEASQISPWDAVGAIARGKQVVIVGDPEQLPPTNVGDRGVDDIEDGSDVTDQESILDECLAANIPRRNLDWHYRSRHESLIAFSNARYYGGRLVTFPSPVTDDRAVRLTLVPDGVYERGAGRVNRPEARAVVAEIVRRLRDPSFAQERRSLGIVTFNGEQQRLIENLLDEQRRSYPELEPYFDKDRWHEPVFVKNLENVQGDERDAIIFSVAVGPDQTGRPVSTVSSLNKDGGHRRLNVAITRARRELVVFASLRPEQIDLGRTRARGVRDFKHFLEFADRGARALAEAFAPTGGDVESPFEAAVMTALEAKGWTVHTQIGVSGFRVDLGVVHPDAPGRYLAGVECDGATYHSSATARDRDRLREHVLTDLGWRIRRVWSTEWWMDAEGALAKLDKRLREDLEADRARAAAAAIVAEDAVEPVVAEPDDLEPEGELSAVSSAEEAPPEPANDAQPASEAAQPRRYADQVMPAAVAAAPIELPPEERDYRIADLAELGLPIEPGRFYDASYRPVLSAMIAHVLAVEAPIYEELLVRRVARAHGLQRVGHLVREAIVAQIDVAVARTDDEGRPVLWPAGVEPQMSYPHRPADPSVRSHGDTPMAELVGLAGTLQSNASEAERARLMGQRLGLSRIEASARTRFERASELARRAASS